In the genome of Halobacterium noricense, one region contains:
- a CDS encoding CopD family protein codes for MADVTHEPAGTVADELFDKYLLPKAALAVILAASLVGTALTLDLTGQWSPVLALAKWGYFDALGVLLGGLLWKHGFVRPGDVDAAADYCAEMYRRFDRIAVGALAVLAVTGVALLTVVYADTPLALRVALAVALGATVSTGAIDTFDDAPVPERFRTLAGVLALVGAVLTVALSAVADVALAGGGAVPAASRAVHLLAFAAWVGGAVWNIFVAVPTGQLRPTPPVVQAAGEQLERFRWTVRFVIPTLVATGVYQAVDALGTSAGTYVGTTVGLAVLAKLGFVAVLFAIFLACPMWRACSPIDGVCDLAEMGEEVGD; via the coding sequence ATGGCAGACGTGACCCACGAGCCGGCCGGCACAGTCGCCGACGAACTCTTCGACAAGTACCTCCTCCCGAAGGCCGCGCTCGCGGTCATCCTCGCGGCGTCGCTGGTCGGCACCGCGCTGACTCTCGACCTCACCGGGCAGTGGTCGCCGGTGCTGGCGCTCGCCAAGTGGGGCTACTTCGACGCGCTCGGCGTGCTCCTCGGCGGCCTGCTCTGGAAACACGGCTTCGTCCGCCCGGGCGACGTCGACGCCGCTGCCGACTACTGCGCGGAGATGTACCGGCGCTTCGACCGCATCGCGGTCGGCGCGCTCGCCGTGCTCGCCGTGACTGGCGTCGCGCTGCTCACCGTCGTCTACGCCGACACGCCGCTCGCGCTCCGCGTGGCGCTCGCCGTCGCGCTCGGTGCCACCGTCTCCACGGGGGCCATCGACACCTTCGACGACGCCCCCGTGCCCGAACGCTTCCGGACGCTCGCCGGCGTTCTCGCGCTCGTGGGCGCCGTCCTCACTGTCGCGCTGTCTGCCGTCGCCGACGTCGCACTCGCGGGTGGCGGGGCCGTCCCCGCAGCCTCGCGTGCGGTCCACCTGCTCGCGTTCGCGGCGTGGGTCGGCGGTGCCGTCTGGAACATCTTCGTCGCCGTGCCGACCGGCCAACTCCGCCCGACGCCGCCCGTCGTCCAGGCGGCCGGCGAACAGCTCGAACGGTTCCGGTGGACGGTGCGGTTCGTCATCCCGACGCTCGTCGCGACCGGCGTCTACCAGGCCGTCGACGCACTTGGGACCAGCGCCGGCACGTACGTCGGCACGACCGTCGGCCTCGCGGTGCTCGCGAAACTCGGGTTCGTCGCCGTCCTGTTCGCCATCTTCCTCGCGTGCCCGATGTGGCGCGCGTGCTCGCCCATCGACGGCGTCTGCGACCTCGCGGAGATGGGCGAGGAGGTGGGCGACTGA
- a CDS encoding ABC transporter ATP-binding protein, whose product MSNAGDDIADAEVPEDVDVPEDLEPEAADSDVEEGAKEVPRGLPLRVEGLRKEFGGITAVDGASFEVEEGSLTGLIGPNGAGKSTTFNCITGVHEPTAGDVYFRGEEITGLQPHDIAQRGLVRTFQIARQLDEMTVLENVMLAPGEQQGESITRSVVPGLRGQVVDQERDRREEAWETLEFFELDHLATEYAGNLSGGQRKLLELARALMTDPDVMLLDEPFAGVNPTLEEKLLDRIHDLREQGLTFLLVEHDMDLIMENCEHVIVMHQGRVLDEGPPEQIQNNEEVIEAYLGGNV is encoded by the coding sequence ATGAGTAACGCCGGCGACGACATCGCCGACGCGGAGGTGCCCGAGGACGTCGACGTCCCCGAGGACCTCGAACCGGAAGCCGCCGACTCCGACGTCGAGGAGGGCGCAAAGGAAGTGCCCCGCGGCCTCCCGCTCAGAGTCGAGGGGTTGCGCAAGGAGTTCGGCGGCATCACGGCCGTCGACGGGGCCTCCTTCGAAGTCGAGGAAGGGTCGCTGACGGGGCTCATCGGCCCGAACGGGGCCGGGAAGTCCACGACGTTCAACTGCATCACGGGTGTCCACGAGCCGACCGCCGGCGACGTCTACTTCCGCGGCGAGGAAATTACCGGCCTCCAGCCCCACGACATCGCCCAGCGCGGGCTCGTGCGGACGTTCCAGATTGCCCGCCAGCTCGACGAGATGACCGTCCTGGAGAACGTGATGCTCGCGCCGGGCGAGCAGCAGGGCGAATCCATCACGCGCTCGGTCGTCCCCGGGCTGCGCGGCCAGGTCGTCGACCAGGAGCGCGACCGCCGCGAGGAAGCCTGGGAGACGCTGGAGTTCTTCGAACTCGACCACCTCGCGACCGAGTACGCCGGCAACCTCTCGGGCGGCCAGCGCAAACTGCTCGAACTGGCGCGCGCGCTGATGACCGACCCCGACGTGATGTTGCTGGACGAGCCGTTCGCGGGCGTCAACCCCACGCTGGAGGAGAAGCTCCTCGACCGCATCCACGACCTCCGCGAGCAGGGGCTGACGTTCCTGCTCGTCGAACACGACATGGACCTCATCATGGAGAACTGCGAGCACGTCATCGTCATGCACCAGGGGCGCGTCCTCGACGAGGGGCCGCCCGAACAGATACAGAACAACGAGGAAGTCATCGAGGCCTACCTCGGGGGGAACGTATGA
- a CDS encoding S49 family peptidase, translating into MTADRSARGSVRGVTIVLVVVGVVVGVAFAPQAWGYATEPDGTVAVVELHGTITGDSASAVVDDLREARQNDSIEAVVLDVDSPGGTASASEQLYLAVKRTAGEMPVVASVTGTAASGSYYAAAPADDIYVTPASVVGSVGVRATLPSGGVPAGEVVTGPDKGAGSTPDEVRERVETLRRAFVGSVFAERGDRIELTREEVSHAKVYAGASGVENGLADEIGGVDTAIGAAADNAGLDDYDVVRMEAPQPSVLAQLGLSTDDAPAGATTEQVFEYRGVDTVQYLMLHGTIEANTQTEVTANASA; encoded by the coding sequence GTGACGGCCGACCGCTCCGCCCGCGGCAGCGTACGTGGGGTGACCATCGTGCTCGTCGTCGTCGGCGTGGTCGTCGGTGTCGCGTTCGCGCCGCAAGCGTGGGGGTACGCCACCGAGCCCGACGGCACGGTCGCCGTCGTGGAACTCCACGGCACCATCACGGGCGACTCCGCGAGCGCGGTCGTCGACGACCTCCGGGAAGCCCGGCAGAACGACTCCATCGAGGCCGTCGTCCTCGACGTGGACAGCCCCGGCGGGACCGCGTCCGCGAGCGAACAGCTCTACCTCGCGGTGAAGCGCACCGCGGGCGAGATGCCCGTCGTCGCGAGCGTCACCGGCACCGCGGCCTCCGGGTCGTACTACGCCGCCGCGCCCGCAGACGACATCTACGTCACGCCCGCCTCCGTCGTCGGGAGCGTCGGCGTGCGCGCCACCCTGCCTTCGGGCGGCGTGCCCGCCGGCGAAGTCGTGACTGGCCCGGACAAGGGCGCCGGCTCGACACCCGACGAAGTGCGCGAGCGCGTCGAGACGCTGCGCCGCGCGTTCGTCGGCTCCGTCTTCGCCGAGCGCGGCGACCGCATCGAGTTGACGCGCGAGGAGGTCTCGCACGCGAAGGTGTACGCGGGCGCCAGCGGCGTGGAGAACGGCCTCGCCGACGAAATCGGCGGCGTCGACACGGCCATCGGGGCCGCCGCCGACAACGCCGGCCTCGATGACTACGACGTGGTGCGCATGGAAGCGCCCCAGCCGTCGGTGCTCGCCCAACTCGGGCTCTCGACCGACGACGCCCCCGCGGGCGCGACCACCGAGCAGGTGTTCGAGTACCGCGGCGTGGACACCGTCCAGTACCTGATGCTGCACGGGACAATCGAGGCGAATACGCAGACGGAGGTGACCGCAAATGCGAGCGCGTGA
- a CDS encoding sulfurtransferase TusA family protein: MPDLDVPDIEPDVDPDRTVDNRGRGCANGIVRVQRALEDLPEGAVLEIHSTDRRAKTEYPKLAAETPHELLAVVERRRRVLRKQYTTYLEIHE, encoded by the coding sequence ATGCCCGACCTCGACGTCCCCGACATCGAGCCCGACGTCGACCCCGACCGCACCGTCGACAACCGCGGTCGCGGCTGCGCCAACGGCATCGTGCGCGTACAGCGCGCGCTCGAAGACCTCCCCGAGGGAGCGGTACTAGAAATCCACAGCACCGACCGCCGCGCGAAGACCGAGTACCCGAAACTCGCCGCCGAGACCCCGCACGAACTGCTCGCCGTCGTCGAGCGCCGGCGGCGCGTCCTCCGCAAACAGTACACCACCTACCTCGAAATCCATGAGTGA
- a CDS encoding P-II family nitrogen regulator yields MTESDIELVMAVIRPDKLSEAKQALAEVGAPSLTVTDVSGRGSQPAMTEQWRGEEYTVDLHQKVKIEIVVADIDAEDVAEALSEAAHTGEPGDGKIFILPVSEAYQIRTDETGVDAV; encoded by the coding sequence ATGACTGAAAGCGACATCGAACTCGTCATGGCGGTTATCCGGCCGGACAAGCTCTCGGAAGCGAAGCAGGCGCTGGCGGAAGTCGGCGCGCCCAGTCTGACGGTCACGGACGTCAGCGGGCGCGGCAGCCAGCCCGCGATGACCGAGCAGTGGCGCGGCGAGGAGTACACGGTCGACCTCCACCAGAAGGTGAAAATCGAAATCGTCGTCGCGGACATCGACGCCGAGGACGTTGCCGAAGCGCTCAGCGAGGCCGCCCACACGGGCGAACCGGGCGACGGCAAAATCTTCATCCTCCCGGTCTCGGAGGCCTACCAGATTCGGACCGACGAGACGGGCGTCGACGCGGTCTGA
- a CDS encoding GldG family protein yields MRARELTRAVGVVAVVAVVVVAAAFAGGLVLGSPAQSDAPAAPAYDTNELVAEPVEDGGSVTAPAGDESKTIVVDVSHGNDVSEDALQPLVDALVAADHEVRVYGGGSSSGFNSQPGAAFNETLRGADALVVASPATTYSSNEVAGVEAFADAGGRVLLAAEPPTTTSTTSTVSIPGLTSSGSVSAAGQPANLAAAFGVSFGNGYLYDMAENANNFQSVYAAGDGGVADGVGNAILTDATPVTTGGDASSVLTASDVSLSSTREEASYSVAARNGNVLAVGDIDFLTSSTATEGDNDVLLSNVAAFLVGGDKEAGAPASPSGSAGGQNGTGSPVVTA; encoded by the coding sequence ATGCGAGCGCGTGAGCTCACGCGCGCTGTCGGCGTCGTCGCCGTCGTCGCTGTGGTCGTCGTCGCGGCGGCGTTCGCTGGCGGCCTGGTGTTGGGGTCGCCCGCGCAGTCCGACGCGCCCGCCGCGCCGGCCTACGATACGAACGAACTCGTCGCCGAGCCAGTCGAGGACGGCGGGAGCGTCACCGCGCCCGCGGGCGACGAGTCGAAGACCATCGTGGTGGACGTGAGCCACGGCAACGACGTCAGCGAGGACGCCCTCCAGCCGCTCGTCGACGCGCTCGTCGCCGCGGACCACGAAGTCCGGGTGTACGGCGGCGGGTCGTCGAGCGGCTTCAACAGCCAGCCGGGCGCGGCGTTCAACGAGACGCTGCGCGGCGCGGACGCGCTCGTCGTCGCCAGCCCCGCGACGACGTACTCGTCGAACGAGGTGGCGGGCGTGGAAGCGTTCGCCGACGCGGGCGGCCGCGTGCTGCTCGCTGCGGAGCCGCCGACGACCACGAGCACGACGTCGACCGTCTCGATTCCCGGCCTGACGTCTAGCGGGTCGGTGTCGGCTGCCGGCCAGCCGGCGAACCTCGCGGCGGCGTTCGGCGTGTCGTTCGGGAACGGCTACCTCTACGACATGGCCGAGAACGCGAACAACTTCCAGTCCGTCTACGCGGCCGGTGACGGCGGCGTCGCCGACGGCGTGGGGAACGCAATCCTCACCGACGCGACGCCCGTGACGACTGGCGGGGACGCCTCGTCGGTGCTCACTGCCAGCGACGTGTCGCTGTCGTCGACGCGCGAGGAAGCGTCGTACAGCGTCGCCGCGCGCAACGGGAACGTGCTCGCCGTCGGGGACATCGACTTCCTGACGTCGAGTACCGCGACCGAGGGCGACAACGACGTGCTGTTGAGCAACGTCGCGGCGTTCCTCGTCGGTGGCGACAAAGAAGCAGGCGCGCCGGCCAGCCCGTCGGGTTCGGCTGGCGGGCAGAACGGAACCGGGTCGCCGGTCGTGACGGCCTAG
- a CDS encoding branched-chain amino acid ABC transporter permease codes for MSESTTRNVFDPLRKLFAYDAAKVTVMFLGIWALFYAFGTQLGYGNNGLLALVRRVTFLSAVYGIVVLALNIQWGYAGLFNIGVAGFMAVGAYTVAMLSSSPAGSPAGLGLPLPIGIIGGMLAATIVGLVAALPALRLKADYLAIVTVALSEIIRIVYNTPAFADITGGASGFDNLPTSPVNTLLLSDPSSTISEPTAVGQVVFSFAEQFGIQRFTAINTVYTVGVLVALLVVYLVLERTGKSPYGRVLKAIREDETAAQSLGKDTQNFKVRAFALGCGLMGLAGILWFAMGPRASITPVTFRPNITFYIFIALIIGGAGSNMGSVLGGALFASLLFEAPPVVRNIVTNAFEVSADPANFIEALVPLASGELMPLAGFLLNNIDTLRFMGMGLLLVVLVQRRPDGLLGARKETAAGVSLAADTRPGRSPAAENGGDDDE; via the coding sequence ATGAGCGAGTCCACCACGCGGAACGTCTTCGACCCGCTGCGCAAACTGTTCGCGTACGACGCCGCGAAAGTCACCGTGATGTTCCTCGGCATCTGGGCGCTGTTCTACGCGTTCGGCACCCAGCTCGGCTACGGGAACAACGGCCTGCTCGCGCTCGTGCGCCGCGTGACGTTCCTGTCGGCGGTGTACGGCATCGTCGTGCTCGCGCTGAACATCCAGTGGGGGTACGCGGGCCTGTTCAACATCGGTGTGGCGGGCTTCATGGCGGTCGGCGCGTACACCGTCGCGATGCTGTCCAGTTCGCCCGCGGGCAGTCCAGCCGGCCTCGGGCTCCCGCTGCCAATCGGTATCATCGGCGGCATGCTCGCGGCGACCATCGTCGGCCTCGTCGCGGCGCTGCCCGCGCTCCGCTTGAAAGCCGACTACCTCGCCATCGTCACGGTCGCGCTCTCCGAAATCATCCGCATCGTCTACAACACGCCCGCGTTTGCCGACATCACGGGCGGCGCCAGCGGGTTCGACAACCTCCCGACGAGCCCCGTCAACACGCTGCTGTTGAGCGACCCGTCGAGCACTATCTCGGAGCCAACCGCGGTCGGACAGGTGGTGTTCTCGTTCGCCGAGCAGTTCGGTATCCAGCGGTTCACCGCTATCAACACCGTCTACACGGTCGGCGTGCTGGTGGCGCTGCTGGTCGTCTACCTCGTCTTAGAGCGCACGGGGAAGTCCCCGTACGGCCGCGTGCTGAAGGCCATCCGCGAGGACGAGACCGCCGCCCAGTCGCTGGGCAAGGACACCCAGAACTTCAAGGTGCGCGCGTTCGCGCTGGGCTGCGGGCTGATGGGCCTGGCGGGCATCCTCTGGTTCGCGATGGGGCCGCGGGCGTCGATTACGCCGGTGACGTTCCGGCCGAACATCACGTTCTACATCTTCATCGCGCTCATCATCGGCGGCGCTGGGTCGAACATGGGGAGCGTGCTCGGCGGCGCGCTGTTCGCCAGCCTGCTGTTCGAGGCACCGCCGGTCGTCCGGAACATCGTCACGAACGCCTTCGAGGTCTCCGCGGACCCCGCGAACTTCATCGAGGCGCTCGTCCCCCTCGCCAGCGGCGAACTCATGCCGCTGGCCGGGTTCCTGTTGAACAACATCGACACGCTCCGGTTCATGGGCATGGGGCTGTTGCTCGTGGTGCTCGTCCAGCGCCGGCCGGACGGCCTGCTCGGCGCGCGCAAGGAGACCGCCGCCGGCGTCTCGCTGGCCGCGGACACGCGCCCGGGCCGCAGTCCTGCTGCCGAGAACGGGGGTGACGACGATGAGTAA
- a CDS encoding FmdE family protein: MSDLLDPATDPTPRRGTERTNWQHLADADPIAVRDPLAELLGVVPEGDPLVVGFPEVVLAAGHACPAVAGAYRATQLALDDLYPDDLPVRSDVAVEVGGDPDDHGLGPMANVVSHVTGADRETGFTGFGGYGGRENLLSFTDLDGPGRTFVFHRLDTDDSVRVSFAPGAVGTSPPGADGDSVTDLIPKLVAGEASDAERRRFYDQWHNRVQRVLRATPGKDSPFTLQHSEN, encoded by the coding sequence ATGAGTGACCTCCTCGACCCAGCGACCGATCCGACACCGAGACGCGGCACCGAGCGAACGAACTGGCAACACCTCGCGGACGCCGACCCTATCGCGGTCCGGGACCCGCTCGCGGAACTGCTCGGCGTCGTCCCCGAGGGCGACCCGCTGGTCGTCGGCTTCCCCGAAGTCGTGCTCGCCGCGGGCCACGCTTGCCCCGCCGTCGCGGGCGCGTATCGCGCGACGCAGCTCGCGCTCGACGACCTCTACCCCGACGACCTCCCCGTCCGCAGCGACGTCGCCGTCGAAGTCGGGGGCGACCCCGACGACCACGGCCTCGGCCCGATGGCGAACGTCGTCAGCCACGTCACCGGCGCGGACCGCGAGACCGGATTCACGGGCTTCGGGGGCTACGGCGGCCGCGAGAACCTGCTATCGTTCACGGACCTCGACGGCCCCGGCCGCACGTTCGTATTCCACCGCCTCGACACCGACGACAGCGTCCGCGTCTCGTTCGCGCCGGGAGCCGTCGGCACGTCGCCGCCGGGCGCGGACGGCGACAGCGTGACGGACCTGATTCCGAAACTGGTCGCGGGCGAGGCGTCCGACGCCGAACGCCGCCGGTTCTACGACCAGTGGCACAACCGCGTCCAGCGCGTCCTGCGCGCGACTCCCGGCAAGGACAGCCCGTTCACGCTCCAGCACTCCGAGAACTGA
- a CDS encoding ABC transporter ATP-binding protein — protein sequence MSEHASREAALPDGEEGILAVRDLDAGYGDLQVLSGVDLDVRDGEYVTIVGPNGAGKSTVMKSIFGLTTYMGGAITFQETPIHELPPEEIIHEGIGYVPQNENVFAGLSVRENLEMGAYILDDVPEDQIQSVYDRFPILEERATQKAGSLSGGQQQMLAMGRALMLDPDLLMLDEPSAGLAPDLVDEMFDRIDRINDDGTSVLMVEQNAKEALRRCDRGYVLVNGENSYMDDGNALLADEEVRQEFLGG from the coding sequence ATGAGCGAGCACGCATCCCGCGAGGCCGCGCTCCCCGACGGCGAGGAGGGCATCCTCGCGGTCCGCGACCTCGACGCGGGTTACGGCGACCTCCAGGTGCTGTCCGGCGTGGACCTCGACGTCCGCGACGGCGAGTACGTCACCATCGTCGGCCCGAACGGGGCCGGCAAGTCCACCGTGATGAAGTCCATCTTCGGGCTGACGACGTACATGGGCGGCGCGATTACGTTCCAGGAGACGCCCATCCACGAACTCCCGCCCGAGGAGATCATCCACGAGGGCATCGGCTACGTCCCCCAGAACGAGAACGTCTTCGCGGGGCTGTCGGTCCGCGAAAACCTCGAAATGGGCGCGTACATCCTCGACGACGTGCCCGAGGACCAGATACAGTCGGTGTACGACCGCTTCCCGATTCTCGAAGAGCGGGCCACCCAGAAGGCGGGGTCGCTGTCGGGCGGCCAACAGCAGATGCTCGCGATGGGGCGCGCGCTCATGCTCGACCCCGACCTCCTGATGCTCGACGAGCCCTCGGCGGGCCTCGCGCCCGACCTCGTCGACGAGATGTTCGACCGCATCGACCGCATCAACGATGACGGCACCTCGGTGCTGATGGTCGAGCAGAACGCCAAGGAGGCGCTGCGCCGTTGCGACCGCGGCTACGTGCTCGTCAACGGCGAGAACAGCTACATGGACGACGGCAACGCGCTCCTCGCGGACGAGGAGGTCCGCCAGGAGTTCCTCGGCGGCTAG
- a CDS encoding ABC transporter substrate-binding protein: protein MPSRVNRRDVIRGLGAAGIAGLAGCTGGDGGGSDETTTGGSGGDTTTTSGGDSASRTLMQGVLQPTTGDLADLGVPIRDAAVLPQTLLEGETDFELDFSVQDTQTDPNAGQSAAQTLRNGGYPAVTGAASSEVTIAVAENVFIPSGMVGCSPASTSPAITDLEDNGLIFRTPPTDALQGQVLAQVAVEQHQASTAATMYVNNSYGQLLAESFNSAFQDQDGQVAQEVSFQKGQSSYTSRISQALNDNPDVVVVIGYPESGIQLFRDFYSDFDTDVPILVTDGMRSASLPADVGNPLNNVTGTAPLAAGPGRDYFDEQYQAEYGEEPGVFTSQAFDATAVCLLANAAAGENSGAAIAQEMQNVANPGGEEVTPSTLAEGLEMAAEGTEIQYSGASSAVDFDENGDLKAATYEYFGFQEGGGIETLDEIQFSA from the coding sequence ATGCCATCAAGAGTCAATAGGCGCGACGTCATTCGCGGTCTCGGCGCCGCAGGTATCGCCGGGCTCGCCGGCTGTACCGGCGGCGACGGCGGCGGCAGTGACGAGACGACGACCGGCGGGAGCGGTGGCGACACGACCACCACCAGCGGCGGCGACAGCGCCAGCCGGACGCTCATGCAGGGCGTCCTCCAGCCGACGACCGGCGATCTCGCCGACCTCGGCGTGCCCATCCGGGACGCCGCTGTCCTCCCGCAGACGCTGCTCGAAGGCGAGACGGACTTCGAGCTGGACTTCTCCGTGCAGGACACCCAGACCGACCCCAACGCCGGCCAGTCCGCGGCGCAGACGCTGCGCAACGGCGGCTACCCCGCGGTCACGGGCGCGGCGTCCTCGGAGGTCACCATCGCCGTCGCGGAGAACGTCTTCATCCCCTCGGGGATGGTCGGCTGCTCCCCCGCGAGCACGTCCCCGGCCATCACCGACCTCGAAGACAACGGCCTCATCTTCCGCACGCCGCCGACGGACGCCCTGCAGGGCCAGGTGCTCGCGCAGGTCGCCGTCGAACAACACCAGGCGTCGACCGCGGCGACGATGTACGTGAACAACTCCTACGGCCAGCTGCTCGCCGAGAGTTTCAACTCGGCGTTCCAGGACCAGGACGGGCAGGTCGCCCAGGAGGTCTCCTTCCAGAAGGGGCAGTCGTCGTACACCTCCCGTATTTCGCAGGCGCTCAACGACAACCCGGACGTCGTCGTCGTCATCGGCTACCCCGAGAGCGGCATCCAGCTGTTCCGTGACTTCTACTCGGACTTCGACACGGACGTCCCGATTCTCGTCACGGACGGGATGCGGTCGGCGAGCCTCCCCGCGGACGTCGGCAACCCGCTGAACAACGTCACCGGCACCGCGCCGCTGGCGGCGGGTCCGGGCCGCGACTACTTCGACGAGCAGTACCAGGCCGAGTACGGCGAGGAGCCCGGCGTTTTCACGTCGCAGGCGTTCGACGCCACCGCGGTCTGCCTGCTCGCGAACGCGGCCGCCGGCGAGAACTCCGGGGCCGCCATCGCCCAGGAGATGCAGAACGTCGCCAACCCCGGCGGCGAGGAGGTCACGCCGAGCACGCTCGCGGAGGGCCTCGAAATGGCCGCCGAGGGCACCGAAATCCAGTACTCGGGCGCGTCCAGCGCCGTCGACTTCGACGAGAACGGTGACCTGAAGGCCGCGACCTACGAGTACTTCGGCTTCCAGGAGGGCGGCGGCATCGAGACGCTCGACGAGATTCAGTTCTCCGCGTAA
- a CDS encoding branched-chain amino acid ABC transporter permease, with product MEANATVERGLRAARRSPGAAVVWAVAAVLLLDLLAKLVGVSLGPFETPWFALWFGGDVPLSEAAGLAWDGVVIGAVIGLASIGLSLTYSILNFANFAHGDYLTAGAFSGWAVTYVIAGIGGLLALTETAINAVTGLGQPRLEDADLVSLVLLQTPPLDAGANIWLSPLAIVVGLVVAVAMTVAVALVLDRFVYRPMRDADGISLLIASIGVAFMLRYLVAFVFGNNRRIVTSTDQLPSMNVAEAVTDALPFLGPARSAIIVDLHEVTLVVVAAVLMVGLHVLLQQTKLGKAMRAMADNRALAQITGIPTERVIKSTWLIGAGLTGAAGYLLVLSQGGLGFQTGWLLLLLIFAAVIMGGIGSIYGAIAGGLVIGLASRMSLIWLQGDLSSFARPTAFALMILILLFRPSGIFGGVKTA from the coding sequence ATGGAAGCGAACGCAACAGTAGAACGCGGACTCCGGGCCGCGCGGCGCAGTCCCGGCGCGGCCGTCGTCTGGGCGGTCGCGGCCGTCCTCCTCCTGGACCTGCTCGCGAAACTCGTGGGCGTCTCGCTGGGTCCCTTCGAGACTCCGTGGTTCGCGCTCTGGTTCGGCGGGGACGTCCCCCTCAGTGAAGCCGCGGGGCTGGCGTGGGACGGCGTCGTCATCGGCGCTGTCATCGGTCTCGCGAGCATCGGCCTGTCGCTGACGTACAGCATCCTCAACTTCGCCAACTTCGCGCACGGCGACTACCTCACCGCGGGCGCGTTCTCCGGGTGGGCGGTCACGTACGTCATCGCCGGCATCGGCGGCCTGCTCGCGCTCACCGAGACCGCCATCAACGCCGTCACGGGTCTCGGCCAGCCACGCCTCGAAGACGCGGACCTCGTCTCGCTCGTCCTGCTCCAAACGCCGCCGCTGGACGCCGGCGCGAACATCTGGCTGTCGCCGCTGGCCATCGTCGTCGGGCTCGTCGTCGCGGTCGCGATGACCGTCGCGGTCGCGCTCGTGCTCGACCGCTTCGTCTACCGGCCGATGCGCGACGCCGACGGCATCTCCCTGCTCATCGCGTCCATCGGTGTGGCGTTCATGCTCCGGTACCTGGTCGCGTTCGTGTTCGGGAACAACCGCCGCATCGTCACGTCGACCGACCAGCTCCCGTCGATGAACGTCGCGGAGGCGGTGACGGACGCGCTGCCGTTCCTCGGCCCGGCCCGCAGCGCCATCATCGTCGACCTCCACGAGGTCACGCTCGTGGTCGTCGCGGCCGTGCTCATGGTCGGCCTCCACGTCCTCCTCCAGCAGACGAAACTCGGAAAGGCGATGCGCGCGATGGCCGACAACCGCGCGCTCGCACAGATCACCGGCATCCCGACCGAGCGCGTCATCAAGTCGACGTGGCTCATCGGCGCCGGGTTGACGGGTGCTGCCGGCTATCTGCTCGTGCTCTCGCAGGGCGGGCTGGGCTTCCAGACCGGCTGGCTGCTGTTGTTGCTCATCTTCGCGGCGGTCATCATGGGCGGCATCGGCTCCATCTACGGCGCCATCGCGGGCGGGCTCGTCATCGGGCTCGCGAGCCGGATGTCGCTCATCTGGCTGCAGGGCGACCTCTCGTCGTTCGCCCGGCCGACCGCGTTCGCGCTCATGATTCTCATTCTCCTCTTCCGCCCGTCGGGCATCTTCGGGGGGGTGAAGACCGCATGA